From Argopecten irradians isolate NY chromosome 12, Ai_NY, whole genome shotgun sequence, one genomic window encodes:
- the LOC138336737 gene encoding uncharacterized protein has protein sequence MGKQTYCFSIIIACVCANVVLSYDITVATCNLWNVMFNWDVRKYRIAQMINEAKPDVVAFQEVRFNTDGGGNQVIELQELLPDYKWRLFREANKVQKPKGANWPGWEKEGIGILSRRPITLFSTHILPHVPGPDTNKRVLILAKIFISPLKSVQVGALHLSYDRRQQCGNTRAVIELVRDQERSSEQLRSIILGDFNTYNNFEWPVKLFTSPDQQTLTECQIGDIKFLGVKGKAPWSDVWEMVGHPNSGRTFSNMPTPGYESRPDRILATSNFITHGVHLLGNGTIYKSVYHQRIVTERLRTVLHSAYLSWYGVAGYSCYQDCGPRGYCRCGVCVRGDNSIGKTCHLPDCEECSHHLFTYIVIFVILNTFTVIHLFYSVVCLLISGTDFKGEAVYAILGCNCCLCNPDNFKFVNFNSRKFRIFRGLRKWPPFRLPPYILFFVSMISLISLMTVGWWNFSQILDTVYSIMDEEYFPSDHLMVVAKLELIESS, from the exons ATGGGGAAACAAACTTATTGCTTTTCCATTATTATAGCATGTGTATGCGCAAATGTGGTGTTgtcatatgatataacagtagCGACGTGTAATCTATGGAATGTTATGTTCAACTGGGATGTCCGAAAGTACAGGATAGCGCAAATG ATTAACGAAGCTAAACCAGACGTGGTAGCTTTCCAGGAGGTAAGATTCAATACTGATGGGGGTGGCAATCAGGTGATTGAACTCCAGGAACTACTACCAGACTACAAATGGAGACTGTTTCGAGAGGCAAACAAAGTACAAAAACCCAAGGGAGCTAACTGGCCTGGCTGGGAGAAAGAAG GAATAGGGATTCTGAGCAGGAGACCGATTACACTCTTCTCCACCCACATACTGCCCCATGTACCTGGCCCAGACACCAATAAGCGAGTTCTTATACTAGCCAAAATCTTCATAAGTCCACTGAAATCTGTCCAGGTTGGCGCTCTACACCTCTCATACGATCGCCGACAACAATGTGGAAATACCAGGGCGGTTATTGAGCTGGTACGAG ATCAGGAAAGGTCTTCTGAGCAGTTACGGAGCATTATCCTTGGTGATTTTAACACCTACAACAACTTTGAATGGCCTGTGAAACTTTTTACTTCGCCTGATCAGCAAACACTCACAGAATGCCAAATAGGGGACATTAAGTTTTTGGGGGTGAAAGGAAAGGCGCCGTGGAGTGATGTCTGGGAGATGGTTGGACATCCTAATAGTGGACGCACCTTCAGCAATATG CCCACCCCTGGATACGAGAGTAGACCAGACCGTATTCTAGCAACATCAAATTTCATAACTCATGGTGTTCACCTTCTAGGCAATGGTACTATTTACAAATCTGTGTACCATCAGAGGATAGTGACTGAGAGACTCCGAACTGTTCTCCATTCGGCATACCTTTCATGGTACGGTGTAGCTGGGTACTCCTGTTATCAAGACTGTGGTCCCCGTGGTTACTGTCGCTGTGGGGTGTGtgtcaggggagacaactccatTGGTAAAACATGTCACCTTCCTGACTGTGAGGAATGTTCTCACCATCTTTTTACATACATTGTTATATTTGTAATCCTGAACACCTTTACAGTAATTCATCTATTCTACTCTGTTGTATGTCTGCTTATAAGTGGAACAGACTTTAAAGGCGAAGCCGTTTATGCAATCTTGGGGTGCAACTGCTGTCTGTGTAACCCGgataattttaaatttgtaaattttaatagTCGCAAATTTAGGATATTTCGTGGACTGAGAAAATGGCCACCATTCAGACTTCCTCCGTACATCTTGTTTTTTGTGTCTATGATAAGTCTCATATCACTGATGACAGTGGGTTGGTGGAACTTTAGCCAAATTCTTGATACTGTGTATTCCATAATGGACGAGGAATATTTCCCTTCTGACCATTTGATGGTTGTAGCAAAATTAGAGCTAATAGAATCTTCATGA